In one Sporomusa sphaeroides DSM 2875 genomic region, the following are encoded:
- the flgL gene encoding flagellar hook-associated protein FlgL: MRVTNNMMVANTVWNINKNMERLNKASQVSSTQSKIQLPSDDPIIATRAIKYRSYVANVEQYQKNVESAVSWQEVTNSALDGLTDVVQRLQELVTQASSDVLNDSNLADIKSEVLQLQQTAIDYLNTSYAGRYVFAGYDTDEPPYSLETVTIGSTEVSMVNFKGNTLTATVDASVDDADITDYYTNNAAYTDTGSDQKIFYNVGFGTSLAVNVEGQDVTGSGAGNLFDTISKILIGLDGGDSYKTAATDPATGAVTIATTGFAMDDFLTDLSGNLNTILTAQTDLGARMKYAEMAQSRLASNLETYTALMSNNEDADIALASTDLTTAQSVYNASLSVGSIVMSKSLVDFLR; this comes from the coding sequence ATGCGTGTTACCAACAATATGATGGTGGCCAACACTGTCTGGAATATCAATAAGAACATGGAGCGGCTGAATAAAGCCTCGCAGGTATCGTCAACGCAATCTAAGATTCAACTGCCGTCCGATGATCCCATTATTGCTACGCGGGCTATCAAATACCGCAGCTATGTTGCTAATGTTGAGCAATACCAGAAAAACGTCGAGAGTGCCGTATCCTGGCAGGAGGTAACTAACTCCGCGCTGGATGGTCTGACAGATGTGGTACAGCGGTTGCAGGAGTTGGTTACCCAGGCCTCCAGCGATGTATTAAACGACAGTAATTTGGCAGATATCAAGAGTGAAGTGCTGCAATTGCAGCAAACAGCCATAGACTATCTCAATACCTCGTACGCCGGGCGTTATGTATTTGCCGGTTATGACACCGATGAGCCCCCGTACTCGCTGGAAACGGTTACTATCGGCAGTACTGAGGTCAGTATGGTAAATTTCAAAGGAAATACGCTTACTGCCACGGTCGACGCTTCAGTGGATGATGCCGATATTACCGATTATTACACTAATAATGCAGCCTATACAGATACCGGCAGCGATCAGAAAATCTTTTATAATGTAGGGTTTGGTACAAGTCTGGCAGTGAATGTGGAGGGGCAGGATGTAACAGGCAGCGGTGCCGGCAATTTGTTTGACACCATCAGTAAAATTCTAATCGGTTTGGATGGCGGTGACAGCTATAAAACCGCTGCGACCGATCCGGCGACAGGTGCTGTTACCATCGCAACCACCGGATTTGCCATGGATGATTTTCTTACCGATTTATCAGGGAATTTGAATACCATCCTCACGGCACAAACTGATTTGGGAGCCAGGATGAAGTATGCCGAAATGGCACAGTCGCGCCTTGCTTCCAATTTGGAAACCTACACTGCACTGATGAGCAATAACGAGGATGCCGATATCGCGCTGGCTTCAACCGATCTGACTACCGCCCAGTCGGTGTATAATGCGTCGCTGTCGGTCGGCTCCATTGTCATGAGTAAATCGCTGGTGGATTTTCTGAGATAA
- the flgK gene encoding flagellar hook-associated protein FlgK, with translation MNSTWTGLSISSRGLYASSAALLVTSNNISNVNTEGYSRQEVKQVAVTPAAIYNGKYIIGAGAEVEAVMRVRSFRLDQKYWQNNSSLGEIQAKADRLTEVETAFGETEDISAFTTAINNFSSALEDLSTDPSGSSSRVALQQAGVELCEYLNSTSATLTQLREDSNSEVKITVEQINSYAKQIAALNEQIRVSAAGGASANDLEDQRTLLIDKLSGLVDVNVTQTAVGKLADGSDDMVLSITVNGETLVNNGMARNLECYEITDGSNQDGMYGIRWQDTGTSFTPDSGELKAYLDLRDGTGEGSAYKGIPYYINQLNQFAQTLAKAFNEGIFADGTSYYSGHAGGVGLDGSTGTRFFSYDGLSTADLLAGGTDTTGIYANITAANISLSAEVLADVDTIAAASAAGGAENSENLRDLIDLLADSKMFNTGTPLEFMNSIIATVGTGSEYMQTMASKQSSLVNTIDTRRASISGVSTNEETANLTKYQEAYNASAIMVSTWSEIYATTINMVSSD, from the coding sequence ATGAATTCGACATGGACCGGGCTTAGCATTTCTTCCCGCGGACTATATGCCAGCAGCGCCGCTTTGCTGGTGACAAGCAATAACATCAGTAATGTGAATACCGAAGGATATTCACGTCAGGAGGTAAAACAGGTAGCGGTTACACCTGCCGCTATCTATAACGGTAAGTATATTATCGGTGCCGGCGCGGAAGTGGAAGCCGTTATGCGTGTCCGGAGTTTCCGGCTGGATCAGAAATACTGGCAGAATAACAGCAGTCTGGGTGAGATCCAAGCCAAAGCCGACCGGTTGACAGAGGTGGAGACAGCTTTTGGCGAAACCGAGGATATCAGTGCTTTTACCACGGCCATTAACAATTTTTCTTCTGCCTTAGAAGATTTATCCACCGATCCCAGCGGTTCTTCCAGCAGAGTAGCTTTGCAGCAAGCAGGCGTGGAGCTCTGTGAGTATCTCAATAGTACGTCCGCGACTTTAACTCAGCTGCGGGAAGATAGCAATAGTGAAGTGAAGATCACGGTTGAACAGATTAATTCTTATGCCAAGCAGATTGCCGCCCTGAATGAACAAATCCGGGTGTCTGCCGCCGGTGGTGCTTCAGCCAACGACCTGGAGGATCAGCGTACCCTGCTGATTGACAAGCTTTCCGGACTGGTTGATGTGAATGTAACACAAACAGCCGTGGGTAAGCTGGCTGACGGCAGTGATGATATGGTGCTGTCCATCACTGTCAATGGCGAAACGCTGGTCAATAATGGTATGGCGCGAAATCTGGAATGCTATGAAATTACCGATGGCAGCAATCAGGACGGCATGTACGGCATCCGCTGGCAGGACACCGGCACTTCCTTTACCCCGGACAGCGGCGAGCTGAAGGCGTATCTTGACCTGCGGGACGGTACCGGCGAGGGTTCGGCCTATAAGGGTATCCCGTATTATATCAATCAACTGAATCAATTTGCTCAGACACTGGCTAAGGCCTTTAACGAAGGTATTTTTGCCGACGGCACTTCCTATTATTCCGGTCATGCCGGCGGGGTGGGGCTGGATGGCTCGACAGGTACCCGCTTCTTTTCCTATGATGGTCTGTCAACTGCCGACCTGTTGGCCGGCGGTACCGATACAACCGGCATTTATGCCAATATCACGGCCGCCAATATTTCGCTGTCGGCCGAGGTGCTGGCCGATGTCGATACCATTGCCGCCGCTTCTGCTGCCGGCGGTGCGGAAAATAGCGAAAACCTCAGGGATTTGATTGATTTGCTGGCAGACAGCAAAATGTTCAACACCGGCACACCGTTGGAATTTATGAACTCAATTATTGCCACCGTGGGTACCGGTAGTGAATATATGCAGACAATGGCCAGCAAGCAAAGCTCGCTTGTCAACACTATTGATACACGCCGCGCGTCAATATCCGGCGTTTCTACCAATGAAGAAACCGCTAATCTGACAAAATATCAGGAAGCCTATAATGCATCGGCGATCATGGTATCCACCTGGAGTGAAATCTATGCCACAACCATTAATATGGTCTCATCTGACTAG
- a CDS encoding flagellar hook-basal body complex protein, translating into MMTSIYSGVSGLKAQQTKLNVIGNNIANVNTAGYKAQTVSFADLLSQTLSGATAANTTTSQGGTNAKQVGTGVGVAATTTITTVGSTQSTGNANDVSISGNGYFIVQGGGSSNYQFTRAGNFGVDAAGNLTVNGYNICGWSDFTIAADGSYVFNTDKAVSPLNLFSNGKQVLAASATTKSTLTGAIDASAEAQGVTPATAATLGSADNATANATGFTSVSDDLSSLAGTTITVNGTAVTINSGDTIQTVLDSLNAISGVTASFATGDGTNGYIQLSTSAAGSTAALTVSGDNSVLTGLLGATTGADTTLTATGTDAVNPTGLIDTSNLEADGTTTLTVYDSLGNAYNVQVSLYKSYVDSSDPDNPVTYWQWEADTADSNLSVNGSGLLAFDKNGKIITTNDAYDATPSITLTPTNSNASAAAFSVALDMTQVSTSANTASLTNTSDGYPAGTLDDFSIGSDGVITGVYSNGYTQPLGIIALANFTNPAGLLKIGDNLYTTTVNSGAFTGGVIAGSSGTGSLSAGTLEMSNVDLSEQFAEMMITQRAYQANSKIISASDECLQAVINMVR; encoded by the coding sequence ATGATGACTTCTATTTATTCCGGTGTCTCCGGCCTTAAAGCCCAACAAACCAAGCTAAATGTAATCGGTAATAATATTGCCAATGTCAATACCGCCGGCTACAAAGCGCAAACCGTGAGTTTTGCCGATCTGTTAAGTCAGACACTCAGTGGCGCCACAGCGGCTAATACGACAACCAGCCAAGGCGGTACCAATGCCAAACAGGTTGGTACCGGGGTGGGTGTGGCGGCTACCACCACGATCACTACTGTCGGCAGCACCCAGTCCACAGGTAATGCCAATGATGTATCCATCAGTGGTAACGGTTACTTTATTGTGCAGGGGGGCGGCAGCAGCAACTATCAGTTTACCAGGGCGGGCAACTTTGGCGTGGATGCTGCCGGCAACTTAACGGTAAACGGTTATAATATCTGCGGCTGGTCGGATTTTACCATCGCGGCCGACGGCTCCTATGTGTTTAATACCGACAAAGCGGTATCACCTTTGAATCTATTTTCTAACGGCAAGCAGGTACTGGCCGCCTCGGCCACGACAAAATCGACCTTAACCGGTGCTATCGATGCCTCGGCCGAAGCCCAGGGAGTGACTCCTGCGACGGCGGCAACACTGGGCAGTGCGGACAATGCGACGGCTAACGCCACCGGTTTTACCTCAGTCAGTGATGATTTGAGTTCCCTGGCAGGAACGACAATTACCGTTAACGGTACTGCCGTTACGATTAATAGTGGTGATACCATTCAGACGGTTCTTGACAGCCTGAATGCCATTAGCGGTGTAACGGCAAGCTTTGCCACCGGCGACGGCACAAACGGCTACATCCAGTTAAGCACAAGTGCTGCCGGCAGTACGGCTGCACTCACGGTGAGCGGTGATAATTCAGTATTAACAGGCCTGCTGGGCGCAACCACCGGCGCCGATACCACACTTACCGCCACCGGCACTGATGCCGTTAATCCTACCGGTCTGATTGATACCTCTAATCTGGAGGCAGACGGAACCACAACCCTGACGGTGTATGATTCGCTGGGCAACGCTTACAATGTTCAGGTAAGTTTATATAAAAGCTATGTTGACAGTTCTGATCCTGACAATCCGGTAACTTACTGGCAGTGGGAGGCTGATACCGCGGACAGCAATTTGTCTGTTAACGGCAGCGGTTTGCTGGCTTTTGATAAAAACGGCAAGATCATCACAACCAACGATGCCTATGATGCTACGCCGTCCATTACGCTGACCCCAACCAACTCCAATGCCAGTGCGGCTGCTTTTTCGGTTGCGCTGGATATGACCCAGGTGAGCACATCTGCCAATACTGCCAGCCTGACCAATACTTCGGACGGCTACCCGGCCGGGACGCTTGACGATTTCAGCATCGGCTCAGACGGGGTAATCACCGGAGTTTACAGTAACGGTTATACCCAGCCGCTGGGGATTATTGCCCTGGCCAACTTCACCAATCCGGCAGGTCTCTTAAAAATCGGCGATAACCTGTACACCACTACCGTAAACTCAGGCGCATTCACCGGCGGTGTTATCGCCGGCAGCTCGGGTACCGGCAGTTTGAGCGCCGGTACGCTGGAAATGTCCAATGTGGATTTGTCCGAACAATTTGCTGAAATGATGATTACCCAACGTGCCTATCAGGCCAACAGTAAGATTATTTCTGCGTCTGACGAATGCCTCCAGGCCGTCATTAATATGGTGCGATAA
- a CDS encoding response regulator transcription factor → MKLLLVEDEVKLADSLSHLLRRNGFVVDAALDGQTGMEMACTGTYDIIVLDRMLPCQDGISLLKEFRSLGHETPVLFLTAKDSPEDRAEGLDAGADDYLIKPFFSVELVARLKALTRRRTKELSEDLLDAGDFVLNPLRCQVTKGNEVIQLTLKESQLLELLIRNYGQVVTKEQIIQKVWGYFSEAEFTTVNLYIHYLRKKLNLSNLKTVWGVGYYLHQTPKKLHASN, encoded by the coding sequence ATGAAATTATTACTGGTAGAAGACGAAGTCAAGCTGGCCGATTCCCTCTCCCATCTGCTGCGGCGAAATGGTTTTGTCGTTGATGCCGCTCTTGACGGCCAAACAGGCATGGAAATGGCCTGCACCGGTACCTATGACATTATTGTGCTGGACCGCATGCTGCCTTGCCAAGACGGTATTTCTTTACTCAAGGAGTTTCGCAGTCTCGGCCATGAGACCCCTGTCCTGTTTTTAACGGCCAAGGACTCTCCCGAGGACCGGGCCGAGGGTTTGGATGCCGGTGCGGACGACTATCTCATCAAACCCTTCTTCTCTGTCGAATTGGTGGCAAGGCTCAAAGCCTTAACCCGCCGGCGCACCAAAGAGCTGTCAGAAGATCTCCTGGACGCCGGCGATTTTGTATTAAATCCGCTGCGCTGCCAGGTAACCAAAGGCAATGAAGTCATTCAGCTGACCTTAAAGGAGTCACAACTGCTGGAGCTCCTTATCCGCAACTACGGCCAGGTCGTCACCAAAGAGCAAATCATCCAAAAGGTGTGGGGCTATTTTTCCGAAGCCGAGTTTACCACCGTTAACCTCTATATTCACTACCTGCGCAAAAAGCTGAACCTTTCCAACCTGAAGACAGTATGGGGCGTAGGCTATTATTTGCACCAAACACCCAAGAAATTACATGCTTCAAATTAA
- the fliD gene encoding flagellar filament capping protein FliD: MASSSGSVTATTVNGTSRITGLSSGIDVDSIVEQLMAANKSKLNRLKQKEQLATWRQESYREIISNIQQFQSKYFDLTSSSSIISKKTFQAFAVTSSSAAVTASSTGSAAAGTHSVSVSQLATAASMTTSGRFSGDITGTSAADYTAAAGKSFAITLDGTKYTVTLDSDSTDIADVQAAVDAAVGTGKVTVTEDGGYLTMAAVEGSGVQKLTLSAPATGASALGSLGLTAGQSNRISTALTLAELAESMATAFTFDDDQVEFSINGVSFSFDKDTTLSSMISTINQSDAGVTMAYNELTDQLTLTANSTGAGNMLNVSENGSTFLAAALGTTTAGTDARLTIDGVSLTRSSNTVTVEGVTYTLNQVTSGSDTATVTLTQDVDAIYNNISSFVTAYNELIATINTALSEKYDSDYPPLTEDQEAEMSESEIEKWNTKAKTGLLASDSTLKSMLTSIRSALMSSVADLNLSRIGITTGTYDEQGKLYINEDTLKEAIQSEPEAIANLFAQSSTTHSGTSTVRSLNAGQRSVRYSEEGLGYRIYDILSDYVSTLRDSSGNKGKLLEKAGIENDTTESDNSLSDQLTELKKRIEKEEDRLEALSERLYSQYTSLETYISTMNSQLSALASYVSDS, translated from the coding sequence ATGGCAAGTTCAAGCGGCAGCGTCACGGCTACCACTGTCAATGGCACGAGCCGGATTACCGGTTTGTCCTCAGGTATTGATGTTGACTCCATTGTGGAGCAGCTGATGGCAGCCAATAAAAGCAAATTGAACCGGCTGAAGCAAAAGGAGCAGCTGGCCACATGGCGGCAAGAGTCTTACCGGGAGATTATCAGCAATATTCAACAGTTTCAGAGTAAGTATTTTGATCTTACCTCTTCCAGCAGTATTATCAGCAAAAAAACTTTCCAGGCTTTTGCTGTTACCAGCAGCAGTGCGGCGGTTACTGCATCCTCTACCGGCAGCGCCGCTGCCGGCACACACAGCGTATCTGTCAGTCAACTGGCCACCGCGGCCAGTATGACAACAAGCGGCAGGTTCTCCGGCGATATTACGGGAACGTCGGCTGCCGATTATACGGCAGCCGCAGGCAAAAGCTTTGCGATTACTCTTGACGGTACCAAATATACTGTTACTTTGGACTCAGATAGTACTGATATTGCCGATGTGCAGGCGGCCGTTGATGCTGCTGTCGGGACAGGCAAGGTAACTGTTACGGAAGATGGCGGCTATCTGACAATGGCGGCAGTTGAGGGCAGCGGTGTGCAGAAGCTTACGCTCAGCGCGCCGGCGACCGGCGCAAGTGCTTTAGGTTCACTGGGACTTACGGCCGGGCAATCTAACCGGATCAGTACTGCTTTGACGCTGGCAGAATTGGCAGAAAGTATGGCCACGGCATTTACGTTTGATGATGATCAGGTAGAATTTTCCATCAATGGTGTCAGCTTTTCTTTTGACAAAGATACCACGCTTTCCAGTATGATCAGCACCATCAATCAAAGTGATGCCGGTGTCACCATGGCCTATAATGAGCTTACCGATCAATTGACCCTGACAGCCAACTCGACAGGTGCAGGCAATATGCTAAACGTGTCTGAGAACGGCAGCACCTTCCTGGCGGCGGCACTGGGCACAACGACGGCAGGGACTGACGCCAGGCTGACCATTGACGGTGTCAGTCTGACCCGCAGTTCCAATACCGTGACGGTTGAGGGTGTTACCTATACGCTAAATCAGGTTACCAGTGGTTCCGATACTGCCACAGTCACCTTAACGCAGGATGTTGACGCCATTTACAACAATATTTCCAGCTTTGTTACCGCCTATAATGAGTTAATTGCCACAATTAATACTGCGCTGTCTGAGAAATATGATTCCGATTATCCGCCGCTGACAGAAGACCAGGAAGCCGAAATGTCGGAAAGCGAGATTGAGAAATGGAATACCAAGGCTAAAACCGGGCTGCTGGCCAGTGATTCCACCTTAAAATCCATGCTGACAAGCATCCGTTCGGCACTCATGAGTTCGGTAGCTGATTTGAATCTAAGCCGCATTGGCATTACTACCGGCACTTATGACGAACAGGGAAAGCTGTATATTAACGAAGATACGCTGAAAGAGGCCATCCAAAGCGAGCCGGAGGCTATTGCCAATCTGTTTGCCCAGTCATCCACCACACATTCCGGCACAAGTACCGTCCGCTCACTCAATGCCGGTCAGCGGTCGGTGCGGTATAGTGAAGAGGGGCTTGGCTACCGGATTTATGATATCTTGTCAGACTATGTTTCCACCCTGCGGGATAGCTCCGGTAACAAAGGCAAGCTGCTGGAAAAGGCCGGGATTGAAAATGATACCACCGAGAGTGACAACAGCCTGAGCGATCAGCTGACAGAACTGAAAAAACGAATTGAAAAAGAAGAGGATCGCCTCGAAGCGTTGTCAGAACGTCTTTATTCCCAATACACAAGCCTGGAGACCTATATTAGCACCATGAATTCCCAGTTGTCGGCACTGGCATCCTATGTGTCGGATTCCTAA
- a CDS encoding flagellin — translation MGMVINHNLSALNTFNKLNTNNTLMNNSLEKLSSGYRINSAADDAAGLAISEKMRGQIRGLDQASANAQDSISMVQTAEGALNETTDILQRMRELAVQSASDTNTDDDRTNIQDEMNALVTEINRIASTTEFNTKKLLDGSMSTKIAARANIQSNAAITDGGSALSATSSVLTDLTDTAGNSLGIKEDDTVTVSYMKNGELVSTDVTVTATTDLAALAGADFGLSVDTDGNLLATASADGTAAAVYGLTITVSSTDTEGNVTVNTKATNALSAFTQTQSAKDDSVEGTATVLIGANTGQSINISIDNMNAQSLGVNGLDVSSQKAADIAISVIDTATGTVSSMRSKLGAIQNRLEHTINNLTTSSENLTAAESRIRDVDMASEMANYTKLSVLNQAATAMLAKANAQPQQVLTLLQG, via the coding sequence ATGGGAATGGTTATTAATCACAATCTGTCAGCTTTGAATACTTTTAACAAACTCAATACCAACAACACGCTGATGAATAATTCGCTGGAGAAGCTGTCTTCCGGTTACCGGATTAACAGCGCGGCCGACGATGCGGCCGGCCTGGCCATCTCCGAAAAAATGCGCGGCCAGATCCGCGGTCTTGACCAGGCCAGTGCCAATGCCCAGGACAGCATTTCCATGGTGCAAACCGCCGAAGGCGCGCTCAACGAAACCACCGATATTCTGCAGCGCATGCGGGAGCTTGCCGTCCAGTCGGCCAGCGACACCAACACCGATGATGACCGCACCAATATTCAGGACGAGATGAATGCCCTGGTAACGGAAATCAACCGGATTGCCAGCACTACCGAATTTAACACCAAAAAGCTGCTTGACGGTTCTATGAGCACCAAAATTGCTGCCAGAGCCAACATTCAGTCGAATGCGGCCATCACCGATGGCGGTTCCGCCCTTAGCGCCACATCGTCGGTGCTCACCGACCTGACCGATACGGCAGGCAACTCGCTCGGAATCAAAGAAGACGATACCGTTACTGTCAGTTATATGAAAAATGGTGAATTGGTATCAACCGACGTTACGGTAACAGCCACCACCGACCTGGCCGCTCTTGCCGGCGCTGATTTTGGCTTATCTGTCGATACGGACGGAAATCTGCTGGCAACAGCCTCAGCCGACGGCACGGCAGCTGCCGTTTACGGCCTCACCATTACCGTCAGTTCTACCGATACGGAGGGCAATGTCACCGTCAATACCAAAGCCACCAACGCCCTCTCGGCTTTTACCCAGACACAGTCAGCCAAAGACGACAGTGTTGAAGGCACCGCCACGGTCCTTATCGGGGCCAATACCGGCCAAAGCATCAACATCTCCATTGACAACATGAACGCGCAATCCCTCGGTGTGAACGGCCTTGATGTAAGCTCACAGAAGGCGGCCGATATTGCCATCAGTGTTATTGACACCGCCACGGGAACGGTTTCCTCCATGCGCTCCAAGCTTGGCGCCATTCAGAACCGTCTGGAGCATACTATTAATAACCTGACTACTTCCAGCGAAAACCTGACTGCAGCCGAATCCCGCATCCGTGATGTTGATATGGCCTCAGAAATGGCCAATTACACTAAATTAAGTGTTCTCAACCAGGCGGCAACCGCCATGCTGGCCAAAGCCAATGCCCAGCCCCAGCAGGTACTGACGCTGCTGCAAGGCTAA
- the flgK gene encoding flagellar hook-associated protein FlgK → MGSTFGGYSIAYSGMYANQSALTVTSQNLSNVNTSGYSRQQINSAEKIVPISSQTSIGAGVAVVEVCRARNQLLDSTYHDKNASASYWSTKSGMLTYAQEILDEFSATDGSGSDGLQQTIQNFFDSWEELAGDAGNIANRQAVVEYAATLLDTLSSIDEQLAALQQDACNSAADIVDDINSIANQVAALNLQIVRAEAADAEASDLRDQRDYLLDQLSDYVNFSTQEQANGSVTVFIGGVALVSLNKSYELSLAGDGSTADPLVVRWADTGTRASITNGTLKACLEDADQTGIGAIDPELILDTDQDGKVYTYTASATSSLSNLRQGLNTLITTLAVKLNSLHSAGTGLDGSTGTDFFVAIDSSQPLSSTNIQVNPAIVSDLNKLAAGASGAAGDNTVAAAICDLSSAGIYTFDGLSQDGTAFYQSLISWLSTAGSDASDYYDTQSALATQVDNQRQSISTVSLDEEMSNMITFQNAYAASARVLSVMDGLLADLIAELG, encoded by the coding sequence ATGGGCTCAACTTTCGGCGGCTACAGTATAGCGTATTCCGGGATGTATGCCAATCAAAGCGCCTTGACGGTGACAAGCCAGAATTTGTCCAATGTCAATACCAGCGGCTATTCCCGCCAGCAAATCAACAGTGCAGAAAAGATAGTTCCCATCTCCAGCCAGACATCAATAGGGGCGGGAGTTGCTGTTGTCGAAGTTTGCCGGGCGCGTAATCAATTGCTGGACAGCACCTATCATGACAAAAATGCCTCAGCCTCCTATTGGAGCACCAAAAGCGGCATGCTTACTTATGCGCAGGAAATTCTTGACGAGTTTTCGGCAACTGACGGCTCAGGCAGCGATGGTTTGCAGCAAACCATTCAGAACTTTTTCGACAGCTGGGAAGAATTAGCGGGAGATGCCGGCAATATCGCCAATCGTCAGGCGGTGGTCGAGTACGCCGCTACCTTGCTGGATACGCTGAGTTCCATTGATGAGCAACTGGCTGCGCTGCAACAGGATGCCTGCAATTCGGCTGCAGATATTGTGGACGATATCAATAGTATTGCCAACCAGGTGGCGGCACTCAACCTGCAAATTGTCAGGGCCGAAGCCGCCGATGCCGAGGCCAGTGATTTGCGGGACCAGCGGGATTATTTATTGGATCAATTATCCGATTATGTAAATTTTAGCACACAAGAACAGGCCAATGGCTCGGTTACTGTCTTTATTGGCGGCGTGGCTTTGGTAAGCCTTAATAAAAGCTATGAACTGAGTCTGGCGGGAGACGGATCGACGGCCGACCCGCTCGTAGTGCGCTGGGCAGACACGGGCACCAGAGCCAGTATTACCAACGGTACTTTAAAGGCTTGTCTGGAAGATGCCGATCAAACAGGGATTGGGGCGATTGACCCGGAGTTGATCCTGGATACGGATCAGGACGGCAAGGTTTATACTTATACGGCCAGCGCTACCAGTTCTCTTAGTAATCTGCGGCAGGGCTTGAATACTCTCATCACCACCCTGGCGGTTAAACTCAACTCCCTGCACAGTGCCGGCACAGGCTTAGATGGCAGTACCGGCACCGATTTCTTTGTCGCTATTGATTCGAGTCAGCCTTTAAGCAGCACCAACATCCAGGTAAATCCCGCTATTGTCAGCGATCTTAACAAGCTGGCGGCCGGCGCCAGCGGGGCTGCGGGTGATAACACGGTGGCGGCGGCCATCTGTGACTTAAGCAGTGCCGGCATCTATACCTTTGACGGTTTGTCCCAGGACGGCACTGCTTTTTATCAATCACTAATTTCCTGGTTGTCGACAGCAGGCAGTGATGCTTCGGATTACTACGATACCCAGTCAGCTTTGGCTACACAGGTTGATAATCAGCGGCAGTCCATTTCAACGGTATCCTTGGACGAAGAAATGTCAAATATGATTACCTTTCAAAATGCTTACGCCGCATCAGCCCGGGTTTTGAGCGTGATGGACGGTCTGCTTGCCGATCTAATTGCTGAACTAGGTTAA